Proteins found in one Methanospirillum hungatei JF-1 genomic segment:
- a CDS encoding ATP-binding cassette domain-containing protein has protein sequence MPLEIMGLSKTLGDFHLRNVTLTIDDSEYFIILGPSGAGKSLLLETIAGIYSPDSGKIILDGTDITDRPARLRHIGMVYQDYMLFPYLNIEKNIGFGLRQLRHPSHDIRKATEGIASLLGITHLLSRRPDTLSGGEQQRVAIARALVIKPRILLLDEPLSALDAITHKKMRNELARIPMLTGVSVIHITHHAEDLISLGHRTAVMDNGAIVQIGSPDEIFQNPKTPFVAAFTGMENLFSGIAMDSHEGKVIRIGQVKIHVITPYTGPVQCGIRPDALIFSREPLKSSARNVLMATVTKIRRMGSIAWVVIDCGIFLTGVLTIQSLYELRIDEGDTIFIAFKASAVMVFPEETQKK, from the coding sequence GTGCCACTAGAAATTATGGGATTATCCAAAACCCTCGGTGATTTTCATCTCAGGAATGTGACCCTGACAATAGATGATAGTGAATATTTTATCATTCTTGGACCTTCGGGAGCTGGAAAGAGCCTATTACTCGAGACTATAGCGGGAATTTATTCTCCAGATTCCGGAAAGATAATTCTGGATGGTACTGACATAACGGATCGGCCGGCACGACTTCGGCATATAGGGATGGTATACCAGGATTACATGCTTTTTCCATATCTGAACATAGAGAAAAACATTGGATTTGGACTGAGACAACTCAGGCACCCATCTCATGACATCAGAAAAGCGACGGAAGGTATTGCTTCACTTCTTGGAATTACCCACCTCTTATCCCGTCGTCCGGATACCCTAAGTGGCGGAGAACAGCAACGGGTAGCCATTGCCCGTGCCCTTGTCATAAAACCGCGGATTCTTCTGCTCGATGAACCATTGTCCGCTCTTGACGCCATCACTCATAAAAAAATGCGAAATGAGTTAGCAAGAATCCCTATGCTTACAGGTGTGTCTGTCATTCATATCACGCATCATGCAGAGGATCTTATCTCACTTGGGCACCGAACAGCAGTCATGGACAATGGAGCCATCGTGCAAATTGGAAGTCCTGATGAGATCTTTCAAAACCCCAAAACACCCTTTGTTGCTGCCTTCACCGGAATGGAAAATTTATTCTCCGGTATTGCAATGGATAGTCATGAGGGGAAGGTGATCAGGATTGGTCAGGTAAAAATACATGTCATCACCCCATATACCGGCCCGGTTCAATGTGGTATCAGACCTGATGCTCTCATCTTTTCACGCGAACCTTTGAAATCCAGTGCACGAAATGTCCTCATGGCAACGGTAACAAAGATAAGACGAATGGGATCCATTGCATGGGTAGTAATTGATTGTGGAATTTTCCTAACTGGTGTTCTAACCATTCAGAGTTTGTACGAACTCAGGATTGATGAGGGGGATACCATCTTTATTGCATTCAAGGCATCAGCGGTAATGGTATTTCCCGAAGAAACACAAAAAAAATAA
- a CDS encoding formylmethanofuran dehydrogenase subunit C, with translation MDIVKLTLTKVPELYLEAENITPDHFAGKTAQQIGELHVHLGNTTAKISDYFTVEGKGGATAADTKIIISGPTDKVKYIGMKMTAGEIEVQGNTDMYTAAWMAGGKIHVKGNVDSFCAIGMTGGEFIVDGNAKNYLAASYRGDWRGMQGGKVIVKGNAGSDTATFMNGGTIDIGGNVDVHLGTHAEGGKIIVRGNAKGRVGGQMVKGDIFVLGQVERMMPTYILKGEEEVELDGKKQMFQVWIGDMGERHGKRKGEIIYGKIYVPSGKAEAAAPAARAESKKKLTDKQLEQVKEAFKGQEPTVQQVRTYIYDTFDIDMKPMQVSRLIDGLKR, from the coding sequence ATGGATATAGTAAAACTTACCCTCACGAAAGTTCCCGAACTGTACCTTGAAGCAGAAAACATCACTCCTGACCACTTTGCAGGTAAGACTGCACAGCAGATTGGAGAATTACACGTTCACCTCGGAAACACCACTGCAAAAATCAGCGACTACTTCACTGTAGAAGGGAAGGGAGGAGCCACTGCTGCAGACACCAAGATCATCATCTCCGGGCCGACTGACAAGGTCAAGTACATCGGTATGAAGATGACCGCCGGAGAGATCGAGGTTCAGGGCAATACAGACATGTATACCGCGGCATGGATGGCAGGCGGGAAGATCCATGTCAAGGGAAATGTTGACTCATTCTGTGCCATTGGTATGACCGGTGGCGAGTTCATCGTTGACGGGAATGCAAAGAACTACCTTGCAGCTTCATACCGTGGAGACTGGAGAGGGATGCAGGGTGGTAAGGTCATCGTGAAGGGCAACGCAGGATCCGATACTGCAACCTTTATGAACGGCGGTACCATCGATATCGGCGGCAATGTTGATGTTCACCTGGGAACCCATGCAGAAGGCGGTAAGATCATCGTCCGTGGCAATGCAAAAGGCCGTGTCGGTGGTCAGATGGTCAAGGGAGACATCTTTGTCCTTGGTCAGGTCGAGCGGATGATGCCCACCTACATCCTGAAGGGTGAGGAAGAAGTCGAACTCGACGGTAAAAAACAGATGTTCCAGGTCTGGATTGGTGACATGGGCGAGCGGCATGGAAAGCGGAAAGGAGAGATCATCTATGGAAAGATCTACGTTCCATCCGGCAAGGCTGAGGCCGCTGCACCGGCAGCCCGTGCAGAAAGCAAGAAAAAATTGACCGACAAACAACTTGAACAGGTTAAAGAAGCATTCAAAGGTCAGGAGCCAACCGTCCAGCAGGTCAGAACCTACATCTATGATACCTTTGATATTGACATGAAACCCATGCAGGTCTCACGTCTTATCGACGGACTCAAGAGATAA
- a CDS encoding FmdE family protein, with protein MSKLGDEYSKEEILSLLKKNGSDPTIVNWFDQCIDFHTFPAPGLLIGIYMVDKALELLGATPGEKLYAVCETTKCAPDPLQVITHCTTGNHRLTVIPIGRFALTMNRPSSDDHAVGFRVKVDVGKLDGTPTLKAWFANSSDFDGMTMKKKLVEEILDIGTGMLSWEKVRIPVSHKKKWKTVICTSCGEPVPDNLVENGLCPGCGSQKYYEKI; from the coding sequence ATGTCCAAACTCGGGGACGAATACTCAAAAGAGGAAATTCTTTCTCTGCTTAAAAAAAATGGGAGTGATCCTACCATTGTTAACTGGTTCGACCAGTGTATTGATTTTCATACATTTCCTGCTCCAGGTCTGCTCATTGGCATTTATATGGTCGATAAGGCTCTCGAGCTTCTGGGGGCAACCCCTGGAGAGAAATTGTATGCAGTGTGTGAAACGACGAAATGTGCACCGGATCCACTGCAGGTAATCACTCACTGTACTACCGGAAATCATCGTCTCACTGTCATCCCGATCGGTAGATTTGCACTTACAATGAATCGTCCGAGTTCAGACGATCATGCTGTGGGCTTTCGAGTAAAGGTTGATGTGGGAAAACTTGATGGAACTCCAACACTTAAAGCATGGTTTGCTAATTCATCAGATTTTGATGGCATGACTATGAAAAAGAAACTGGTGGAAGAAATTCTGGATATCGGAACCGGAATGTTATCCTGGGAAAAAGTCCGGATACCTGTCAGCCATAAAAAGAAATGGAAGACAGTTATCTGTACGTCATGTGGTGAACCTGTTCCGGACAACCTTGTTGAAAATGGCCTTTGTCCCGGATGTGGAAGTCAGAAATATTACGAAAAAATCTGA
- a CDS encoding molybdopterin dinucleotide binding domain-containing protein, which yields MSTISINLISGRTIQQGASMEGGKETDKYMKACGIIEIDDSDFKRLGIMKNTNVKVKSEYGEVVVKAIEATQGPHPGVAFIPMGPWANSVTSPETYSTGMPTFKGVPITIEPAEKEKVLNSLELVRAKCWGDA from the coding sequence ATGAGCACAATTTCCATCAATCTGATTTCCGGACGTACCATTCAGCAGGGTGCGTCAATGGAAGGCGGAAAAGAGACTGACAAATACATGAAAGCCTGCGGGATCATTGAGATCGATGATTCTGACTTTAAACGCCTTGGCATCATGAAAAATACCAATGTCAAGGTAAAAAGTGAATATGGAGAAGTTGTCGTAAAGGCAATTGAAGCAACCCAGGGGCCGCATCCGGGCGTTGCCTTCATCCCCATGGGACCATGGGCAAACAGTGTGACCAGCCCTGAAACGTACAGCACCGGTATGCCCACTTTTAAAGGAGTCCCGATTACTATTGAACCAGCAGAGAAGGAAAAAGTCCTGAACTCATTGGAACTTGTCAGGGCTAAGTGCTGGGGTGATGCATAA
- a CDS encoding ABC transporter permease yields MKGKFKVYSGFWFQGFLILLSGSLILLFCLVFTSLVLWPDTHALIRVLTSEEILFSIQLSLITSLISTIFCAVIALPVAYALSRYHFPTSGFMGMVISLPLSLPPLVAGIALLIFFGPSFFGNILRFIGIDIVYTTTAIVIAQFFVNVPYLIRVMRSAFDSVPPRYEHVARTLGASESAVFLQVSLPMSHQALLAGLTITWSKAMGEFGAVLMLAGATKMKTETLPIALYLNISTGDLDLAIASATILMAISVGTLLVFEHWFGVKRKV; encoded by the coding sequence ATGAAAGGGAAATTTAAGGTGTATTCTGGCTTCTGGTTTCAGGGTTTTCTAATTCTCCTCTCTGGATCTCTGATACTCCTATTCTGCCTGGTATTTACGAGTCTCGTCCTCTGGCCTGACACACATGCCCTTATCCGGGTACTAACTTCCGAAGAGATTTTGTTTTCGATTCAACTGTCCCTGATCACATCACTCATCTCTACCATATTCTGCGCCGTTATTGCTCTCCCTGTTGCATATGCACTTTCCCGATACCACTTTCCAACATCAGGATTCATGGGTATGGTCATCAGCCTTCCCCTCTCCCTCCCACCACTGGTCGCTGGTATTGCCCTTCTGATATTCTTCGGACCATCTTTTTTCGGTAATATTCTCCGCTTTATCGGGATTGATATTGTGTATACCACCACCGCAATTGTTATCGCTCAGTTTTTTGTAAATGTTCCGTATCTAATCAGAGTCATGCGGTCTGCTTTTGATTCAGTACCTCCCCGGTATGAGCATGTGGCAAGAACACTTGGAGCATCTGAATCTGCCGTATTTTTGCAGGTCAGTCTTCCCATGTCCCACCAGGCTCTTCTTGCAGGACTTACCATCACCTGGTCTAAAGCCATGGGAGAGTTTGGAGCTGTCCTAATGCTCGCTGGTGCAACCAAGATGAAAACTGAGACATTGCCAATAGCCCTGTATCTGAATATCTCAACCGGGGATCTTGACCTGGCCATTGCGTCAGCGACCATTTTAATGGCAATCTCGGTAGGAACATTACTTGTCTTTGAACACTGGTTTGGAGTAAAAAGGAAGGTATAG
- a CDS encoding formylmethanofuran dehydrogenase subunit A — translation MSEYIIKNGKVYDPKTGLKGDVADVCIKDGKIADKVSNKAKVIDAKGKTVMAGAVEVHAHVAGPKVNEGRNYRPEDKLFTYKPTGKNTRMSGGFSIPTTFKTGYEYARMGYTTVMEAAMPPLYARHVHEEIKDTPIIDEGAFPVFGNNWFVFEYLKNNEMDNVCAYISWLLKTTKGYAIKIVNPGGSEAWGWGENCTTVNDPVPYFDITPAEIVKGLLTANEKMGLPHSIHIHSNNLGNPGNYTTTLDTLKIAEGVKPNNKFGREQVLHHTHVQFHSYKGDSWANFESGAKEIADYFNKNKNMTMDLGCVTLDETTTMTADGPFEHHLTSLNHLKWANVDVELETSSGIVPYVYDPNIKVCAIQWAIGLELGLLAKDPMRTFITTDHPNAGPFTRYPRIMKWLMSDKSRQAMLKGFKNSDKVIAATNLASIDRELTLYEIAQMTRAGPAKSLGLYDTFGGLAPGMDADVVVYDLNEDKIKDAEEIEKAFSAADYVFKSGTLVVENGEVINNGNKRTLWVDAKVPMNEQVERDVQMKFLKFYSMNLNNYEVSNHYVPNPYVIEVDSN, via the coding sequence ATGAGCGAATATATCATTAAAAATGGAAAGGTCTACGACCCAAAGACTGGATTAAAAGGAGATGTTGCCGATGTCTGTATAAAGGATGGAAAGATTGCAGACAAGGTCTCCAATAAAGCGAAAGTAATTGATGCAAAGGGCAAGACGGTCATGGCCGGTGCAGTTGAAGTCCATGCACACGTCGCCGGTCCAAAAGTCAACGAAGGAAGAAACTACCGTCCGGAAGACAAACTCTTCACCTACAAGCCAACCGGAAAGAACACCCGTATGTCAGGCGGGTTCTCAATCCCGACCACCTTCAAGACCGGGTATGAATACGCCCGGATGGGATACACCACCGTCATGGAAGCTGCAATGCCGCCACTTTATGCACGGCACGTCCATGAAGAGATCAAGGACACTCCAATCATCGACGAAGGAGCATTCCCGGTCTTTGGAAATAACTGGTTCGTCTTTGAGTACCTGAAAAACAACGAGATGGACAATGTCTGTGCATACATCTCCTGGCTGCTCAAGACTACCAAAGGATATGCAATCAAGATCGTCAACCCCGGTGGCTCTGAAGCATGGGGATGGGGAGAGAACTGTACAACCGTCAATGATCCGGTCCCGTACTTTGACATCACCCCCGCAGAGATTGTAAAGGGTCTTCTGACTGCAAACGAGAAGATGGGCCTTCCACACTCGATTCACATCCACTCAAACAATCTTGGAAATCCAGGGAACTATACCACAACCCTTGATACCTTAAAGATTGCAGAAGGAGTCAAACCAAACAACAAGTTCGGTCGAGAACAGGTCCTTCACCATACCCACGTTCAGTTCCATAGCTACAAGGGTGACTCATGGGCAAACTTTGAGTCAGGAGCAAAGGAGATCGCGGATTATTTCAACAAGAACAAGAACATGACCATGGATCTTGGTTGTGTTACCCTTGATGAGACCACGACCATGACCGCCGACGGTCCGTTCGAGCACCACCTTACCTCATTAAACCACCTCAAGTGGGCAAATGTGGATGTCGAACTTGAGACCAGCTCTGGTATCGTTCCCTACGTGTACGACCCGAACATCAAGGTATGCGCTATTCAGTGGGCAATTGGTCTTGAACTTGGTCTCCTTGCAAAAGATCCGATGAGAACCTTCATCACCACCGACCACCCGAATGCAGGACCATTCACCCGGTACCCGCGTATCATGAAGTGGCTTATGTCTGACAAGTCACGTCAGGCCATGCTCAAGGGCTTTAAGAACTCTGACAAGGTCATTGCAGCAACCAACCTTGCTTCCATCGACCGTGAACTGACCCTCTATGAGATTGCCCAGATGACCAGAGCCGGACCTGCCAAATCACTTGGTCTGTATGACACCTTTGGTGGTCTTGCCCCTGGAATGGACGCCGATGTGGTCGTCTATGACCTGAACGAAGACAAGATCAAGGATGCGGAAGAGATCGAGAAGGCGTTCTCTGCAGCAGATTATGTCTTTAAGAGTGGAACCCTCGTTGTAGAGAATGGTGAAGTCATCAACAACGGAAACAAGCGTACCCTCTGGGTTGATGCCAAAGTCCCGATGAACGAACAGGTAGAACGGGATGTCCAGATGAAGTTCCTCAAGTTCTACAGTATGAACCTGAACAACTACGAGGTATCAAACCACTACGTACCAAATCCGTACGTCATTGAGGTAGATTCCAACTAA
- the modA gene encoding molybdate ABC transporter substrate-binding protein: MKYRSCLLTGLVLFFLFAFMSAPVYGALESDTLFVYAGAGLKEPMTEIGTFFEEKTGIKVEYNFAGSGTLITQMELTKKGDVFIPGGTPDYAIAENKSLVIDPVYVAYHVPVIGIQPGNPHGIKSIYDFTKDGLKLALGDVNTTAIGRQGQKLFEKLGIAEDVEKNVVLRAPTINEVVTALKLKQVDASLITIDQIKGDEIESVQLPDDESLALVVPIGRTTFTTQKEHAQEFVDFVSSDEGKAVFKKHGFPVYPDPAYADLKV, from the coding sequence ATGAAGTATCGATCATGTCTCTTAACAGGACTTGTACTCTTCTTCCTATTTGCGTTCATGTCTGCTCCGGTGTATGGAGCTTTAGAGTCTGATACACTCTTTGTGTATGCGGGAGCTGGACTGAAAGAGCCGATGACAGAAATCGGAACCTTCTTTGAAGAAAAAACAGGTATTAAGGTAGAATATAATTTCGCCGGATCCGGGACTCTTATTACTCAGATGGAACTGACCAAAAAGGGCGATGTTTTTATTCCTGGTGGCACTCCTGATTATGCAATCGCAGAGAATAAGAGTCTGGTAATTGATCCGGTGTATGTTGCCTATCATGTTCCGGTGATCGGTATTCAACCAGGAAATCCACACGGAATTAAGTCTATTTATGACTTTACCAAAGATGGACTCAAGCTCGCACTTGGTGATGTGAATACAACAGCTATAGGAAGACAGGGTCAGAAACTTTTTGAAAAACTGGGTATTGCTGAGGATGTTGAGAAAAATGTCGTCCTTCGTGCACCCACGATAAATGAAGTGGTAACTGCGTTAAAACTGAAGCAGGTTGATGCAAGTCTCATTACCATTGACCAGATAAAAGGAGATGAGATAGAATCCGTTCAATTACCTGATGACGAAAGCCTTGCACTTGTTGTACCCATCGGCCGGACCACCTTTACTACACAGAAAGAGCATGCACAGGAATTTGTAGACTTTGTTTCATCAGATGAAGGAAAGGCAGTATTTAAAAAGCATGGTTTCCCTGTTTATCCGGACCCAGCCTATGCTGATCTGAAGGTATGA
- a CDS encoding formylmethanofuran dehydrogenase subunit B: MSKTCTDVICPFCGTLCDDLIVTTDDEGKKILNVENACAIGAEKFLHASDHSHRVTRPQKLQEDGSFKEITYDEAIEYTAQMLANAKKPSMYGWSSTNCESQSVGHEIAELCGALVDNTAAVCHGTTLIAVQNVGIPSCTLGEVKNRADRVIFWGCNPAHAHPRHMSRYSIFPRGYFTGKGQKQRKIIVVDPRPTDTASLADVHLQVEQGYDYELLQALRAAVRGNELTGDIIAGVPKEKVYEAAELLKSGRFGVIFFGMGVTQSLGKDHNIDAAIMLTKDLNDYTKFSIIAMRGHYNVTGSGQVLGWQFGFPYSVDLSRGFARYNPGETGTIEVLKRKEIDAMFVLGSDPGAHFPMECVKEISRLPSVAIDPHITPTTAICKVHVPVAFVGVEVGGNCYRMDNVPIEARKVVEPPEGMMTDEEFLKAVLKRVKELKAN; the protein is encoded by the coding sequence ATGTCAAAAACATGTACTGATGTCATCTGTCCATTTTGTGGGACTCTTTGCGATGATCTGATTGTCACCACAGATGATGAAGGAAAAAAGATCCTGAATGTTGAGAATGCCTGCGCCATCGGAGCGGAGAAATTCCTTCATGCATCTGATCACTCACACCGGGTAACCCGTCCGCAGAAACTTCAGGAAGACGGATCCTTCAAAGAGATAACCTACGATGAGGCCATCGAATATACCGCACAGATGCTGGCAAATGCGAAAAAGCCATCTATGTACGGCTGGTCCTCAACCAATTGTGAATCTCAGAGTGTAGGACATGAGATTGCAGAACTCTGTGGTGCACTCGTCGATAATACCGCTGCCGTCTGTCACGGAACAACCCTTATTGCAGTGCAGAATGTAGGTATCCCAAGCTGTACCCTTGGAGAAGTCAAGAACCGTGCAGATCGTGTTATTTTCTGGGGATGCAACCCGGCTCATGCCCACCCCCGCCATATGTCCCGGTATTCCATCTTCCCCCGTGGTTACTTCACCGGAAAGGGTCAGAAACAGAGAAAGATCATCGTCGTGGATCCACGTCCGACCGATACCGCAAGCCTTGCAGATGTTCACCTTCAGGTTGAACAGGGGTATGACTATGAATTGCTCCAGGCACTCCGTGCAGCAGTCCGTGGAAATGAACTGACCGGAGACATTATCGCCGGAGTCCCGAAGGAAAAGGTCTACGAGGCAGCTGAACTCTTAAAGTCCGGCCGGTTCGGAGTCATCTTCTTCGGTATGGGAGTGACCCAGTCCCTTGGAAAGGATCACAACATCGATGCAGCCATCATGCTGACAAAAGACCTCAATGACTACACCAAGTTCTCCATCATAGCCATGAGAGGACACTATAATGTGACCGGTTCAGGTCAGGTCCTCGGCTGGCAGTTCGGATTCCCATACTCTGTCGACCTCTCCAGAGGGTTTGCACGGTACAACCCAGGTGAGACCGGAACCATCGAAGTCCTGAAGAGAAAGGAGATTGATGCCATGTTTGTCCTGGGCAGTGACCCTGGTGCACACTTCCCAATGGAATGTGTCAAAGAGATCTCCCGGCTCCCATCAGTCGCAATTGACCCGCATATCACTCCGACCACCGCCATCTGCAAAGTCCATGTCCCGGTCGCCTTTGTGGGAGTAGAAGTCGGTGGCAACTGCTATCGTATGGATAACGTCCCGATTGAAGCCAGAAAAGTTGTCGAACCACCGGAAGGAATGATGACCGATGAGGAGTTCCTGAAAGCAGTCTTAAAGAGGGTCAAAGAACTCAAGGCAAATTAA